Proteins encoded together in one Leishmania donovani BPK282A1 complete genome, chromosome 33 window:
- a CDS encoding calcium-transporting ATPase, putative, translated as MVGHKRIDILTNDHKGLGGLLYELNVRSSPAGSPAVNMCSAEERSAAVQRRELGIVAHSIPERQTRYGVNVLSQPPKESMWQFVKSSIQDDRVVQILIGAALVSMILGITTPDFRTGEVDLAMGWVEGAAIFASVFIVTVVNAVNDYRKQEQFAEVMRAENAARRRVTVWRYAPLSSAGGCGGGGSVTGTDGLACVALEVPSSDIVVGDVVQVSAGMQLTFDAVLLGSLGPILADESSVTGENDDVLKQALTDPFLISGSSLLDGSAEGVALVCAVGPNSFSGEITMSIQSTEKTNTPLQHQLEAMAEVIGKFGIGAAVFTFAALLIKELFMYLVRGSPLYAMKFFENLTTAIAIVVVAVPEGLPLSVTISLAYSMRLMLKDGNLVRHLAACETMGGATVLCTDKTGTLTVPTMQVKQIFLSAVTYAVEDADPVVGGDLPTFGDEESPAALPTRSIHTHTFAPPPPPRGFGQSPFSRAPPRRAITVPLPPSSVQLLLDCIVANAVDPEVGRATNKTSEALLWLCHLMHCSSSHATQQDVQSFRNTQASMLAAMQDPSRCRRYPFSSHSKMSLCMLRQLAPPADADNGGGRTRIYAAGAAEVILARCTSYINDKGVPVPLTSEMRVCHEQALTHYTESGLRTICCAFSDAHGAAEAILWNQQPQQLQHGAAAAYGGEFCMIGMVGLEEDVRPEVPGAVSQCFGAGLRVIMITGDATLTAINIARRCGLIRGGSSSGALRGSPLLDGSRTLRNPEAPSWSTTATLANGNDNGFSPTENIDAAIFVNTSLLHYENSGAASDVEGQFLDSAFGRTAWMMQEPTANASPQQLIDSGYALDGETFRQLSDTELLQQYLPHIRILARATPMDKKRLLSLLRRIDPSAVIAMTGDGTNDAPALKLSDVGFAMNGGSDVAKRASDIILLNDNFIGMVKATMWGRNVKDNIRKFLQFQLTVNFSACVVSFCGAIMSEQNMSPLKPVQLLWLNLIMDTLAALALATELPCEPMLLSRPPESKDTAIIVPSMWFQIGFQSTFQVMCQLFLLGYGNVLLSARGHTKPLPPSGEPPRDPRYFSDAHICFLFNSFVWMQIFNFFNARLLHRSEGFFSNWADSAVLFVIVGIIVVLQIIIVEFGGKIMSTVPLTAHEWFYSVLIASGTLPVGAVSRWIYARYSKRVLPRDGCSRGLLSRLRRSVKSGRLKGKR; from the coding sequence ATGGTTGGTCATAAACGCATCGACATCCTGACGAACGACCACAAGGGCCTCGGCGGACTCCTCTACGAACTTAACGTGCGAAGCTCTCCAGCGGGCTCGCCCGCGGTGAATATGTGCTCCGCTGAGGAGCGCagtgccgcggtgcagcgccgtgaGCTCGGCATTGTAGCACACTCGATCCCAGAGCGGCAGACGCGATACGGTGTGAACGTGCTATCCCAGCCGCCGAAGGAGAGTATGTGGCAGTTCGTGAAGAGCTCCATACAGGACGATCGCGTTGTGCAAATTTTGATTGGCGCTGCCCTCGTATCTATGATACTTGGCATCACCACCCCAGACTTCCGCACCGGCGAGGTCGACCTCGCCATGGGTTGGGTCGAGGGGGCGGCCATCTTCGCCTCCGTGTTCATCGTGACAGTCGTGAACGCAGTGAACGACTACCGTAAGCAGGAGCAGTTTGCCGAGGTGATGCGGGCCGAGAACGCCGCTCGCCGCAGGGTCACAGTGTGGCGCTATGCCccgctcagcagcgccggcggctgcggtggcggcggtagcgTGACGGGTACGGACGGCCTCGCctgcgtggcgctggaggtgccAAGCTCCGATATTGTCGTAGGGGACGTCGTACAGGTTAGCGCTGGGATGCAGCTAACGTTcgacgccgtgctgctgggcAGTTTGGGCCCGATCTTGGCGGACGAGAGTAGCGTCACCGGGGAGAACGATGACGTGCTGAAGCAGGCGCTCACCGACCCATTTCTCATTAGTGGGTCGTCGCTGTTGGACGGGTCAGCTGAGGGAGTGGCGCTCGTCTGCGCGGTGGGGCCCAACTCCTTTTCGGGCGAGATCACCATGTCCATTCAGTCAACGGAAAAAACGAACACGCCGCTTCAACACCAGCTCGAGGCGATGGCGGAGGTCATCGGCAAGTTCGGCATTGGCGCGGCCGTCTTCACGtttgcagcgctgctcatcAAGGAGCTCTTCATGTACCTTGTGCGTGGCAGCCCACTGTACGCCATGAAGTTCTTTGAAAACCTGACCACGGCAATTGCCATCGTGGTGGTCGCCGTACCAGAGGGCCTACCGCTCTCCGTCACCATCTCACTCGCCTACAGCATGCGGCTCATGCTGAAGGATGGCAACCTTGTCCGCCACTTGGCAGCGTGCGAGACCATGGGCggggcgacggtgctgtgcACGGACAAGACGGGCACCTTGACGGTACCAACGATGCAAGTGAAGCAAATCTTCCTGTCCGCGGTCACGTACGCGGTAGAGGACGCCGACCCCGTCGTGGGGGGCGACCTCCCGACCTTTGGCGACGAGGAGTCAccagcggcgttgccgacTCGCTCCATACATACTCACACGttcgcgccgccaccgccgccgcgcgggtTTGGGCAAAGCCCGttctcgcgcgcgcctccCAGGAGAGCCATCACCGTTCCCCTACCTCCGTCGAGCGTGCAGCTTCTGCTGGATTGCATTGTAGCCAACGCCGTTGACCCAGAGGTAGGGCGCGCGACCAACAAAACGAGCGAGGCGTTGTTGTGGCTCTGCCATCTCATGCACTGCTCGAGCAGCCACGCAACACAGCAGGATGTGCAGTCGTTCCGCAACACTCAGGCCTCCATGCTGGCCGCGATGCAGGACCCGAGTCGGTGCCGTCGCTACCCGTTCAGCTCGCACAGCAAGATGAGCCTGTGcatgctgcggcagctggcCCCGCCAGCTGATGCAGACAACGGAGGGGGCCGCACGCGAATCTATGcggccggcgcagctgaggTCATCCTAGCGCGCTGCACATCGTACATTAACGATAAGggtgtgccggtgccgctgacgTCTGAGATGCGGGTCTGCCATGAGCAGGCGTTGACGCACTATACCGAATCGGGGCTGCGGACTATCTGCTGTGCCTTCAGCGATGCGCACGGTGCCGCAGAGGCGATCCTGTGGaaccagcagccgcagcagctgcagcacggcgcggccgctgcgtATGGCGGCGAGTTCTGCATGATCGGAATGGTCGGCCTTGAGGAGGATGTGCGGCCGGAGGTGCCTGGCGCAGTGAGCCAGTGCTTTGGAGCGGGCTTGCGCGTCATCATGATCACCGGTGACGCCACTCTCACAGCAATCAATAttgcacgccgctgcgggcTGATTCGCGGCGGCTCAAGCAGTGGCGCGCTAAGGggctcgccgctgctggacggcagccgcaccctGCGCAACCCCGAGGCGCCTAGCTGGTCGACTACTGCTACGCTCGCGAACGGTAACGACAACGGCTTCAGCCCGACGGAGAACATTGATGCTGCCATCTTCGTGAATACGTCGCTGCTTCACTACGAaaacagcggcgctgcctctgATGTCGAGGGTCAGTTTTTGGACAGCGCGTTTGGCCGAACAGCGTGGATGATGCAGGAACCGACCGCGAATGCGTCACCCCAGCAGCTCATAGATAGCGGCTACGCCCTCGACGGAGAAACCTTTCGGCAGCTCAGCGACACggagctgctccagcagtACCTGCCGCACATTCGCATCCTTGCTCGCGCGACGCCGATGGACAAGAAGAggctgctctccctcctgcgccgcatcgACCCGAGCGCGGTGATTGCAATGACCGGCGACGGTACCAATGACGCGCCGGCACTAAAGCTTAGCGACGTCGGATTCGCCATGAACGGCGGTAGTGACGTGGCGAAGCGCGCGTCCGATATCATTTTGCTGAACGACAACTTCATTGGCATGGTGAAGGCGACCATGTGGGGCCGAAACGTCAAGGATAACATCCGCAAGTTTCTGCAGTTTCAGCTCACGGTGAACTTTTCGGCGTGCGTTGTCTCTTTCTGTGGCGCTATCATGAGCGAGCAGAACATGTCGCCCCTGAAGCcggtgcagctcctctggTTGAACCTCATCATGGACAcgctcgccgccctcgcgctgGCGACGGAGCTGCCATGTGAGCCCATGCTCCTCTCCCGGCCGCCCGAGTCGAAGGATACCGCAATCATCGTGCCGAGCATGTGGTTCCAGATTGGCTTCCAGAGCACCTTCCAGGTCATGTGCCAGCTTTTCCTGCTCGGCTATGGGAAtgtgctgctgagcgcgcGGGGGCACACGaaaccgctgccgccctccggGGAGCCGCCGCGCGACCCGCGCTACTTCAGCGACGCCCACATCTGCTTTCTCTTCAACTCGTTTGTGTGGATGCAGATCTTCAACTTCTTTAACGCACGTCTGCTACACCGCAGCGAGGGCTTCTTCTCCAACTGGGCGGACAGCGCCGTGCTCTTTGTTATTGTCGGCATCATTGTCGTGTTGCAGATCATAATTGTGGAGTTTGGCGGCAAGATTATGTCCACGGTGCCTCTGACAGCCCATGAGTGGTTCTATTCTGTCCTCATCGCAAGCGGCACCCTGCCGGTGGGCGCCGTCTCGCGCTGGATCTATGCCCGTTACTCGAAacgcgtgctgccgcgcgacgGGTGCTCGCGAGGGTTGCTGTCGCGGCTTCGGCGCAGTGTGAAGAGTGGTAGGCTGAAGGGAAAGAGGTAG